In one Mastacembelus armatus chromosome 19, fMasArm1.2, whole genome shotgun sequence genomic region, the following are encoded:
- the muc13b gene encoding mucin-13b: MAQEFKHLPVLWLVISCLAAASSTSPATTATTPTPSTSPATTTTTPTPTTSPATTTTTPTPTKSPATTTTTPTPTKSPATTTTTPTPTKSPATTTTTPTPTKSPATTTTTPTPTKSPATTTTTPTPTKSPATTTTTPTPTKSPATTTTTPTPTKSPATTTTTPPPTKSPATTTTTPTPTKSPATTTTTPTPTKSPATTTTTPTPTKSPATTTTTPTPSTSPATTTTTPTPTTSPATTTTTPTPTKSPVMNTTTTPTPTKSPVINTTTTPTPTKSPVINTTTTPTPTKSPVINTTMTSTTTTSMTTKYPGPCAINPCGPGSTCEARARETFVCLCLAGDYYNYDTKTCENAQVFPGQLNLPRLRYFESMSDKTSSEFRNASKMITDELDAVFYTSSGYSGSAVQELQPITKNKDGSRSNIGISASVEIIFRPNSDITSEQVQEKVDSATDCDCLLANASFSETDLCSMDPCELKTTNCSAKNGAYNCTCKAEYVMTSFSGRMCVACPAGQRTYNSLTCESCSFGYSGLNCNESWQLWLVIVGSVLGGLLLITLILLPVVALTPKSSKKPKNTDERFPVSHSAAKEPKVNSSLTNSQAPSVNGVANGLAPFTKHGVHKIPRAAVNSSWDSRNNLEMTPTNSLQNLLTLDRNSELYDDQEDMNPSTQSQSQTSRYTQVQPQNNPYAQVRAQNNPYAQVRAQNYPYAQNRPQVNPYAQSRGQTNPYTTHNNERQFH, encoded by the exons ATGGCTCAAGAATTCAAACACCTGCCTGTCCTTTGGCTTGTTATAAGCTGTCTGG CTGCCGCGTCATCTACGTCACCAGCCACGACTGCCACGACACCTACTCCATCTACGTCACCAGCCACGACTACCACGACACCTACTCCAACTACGTCACCAGCCACGACTACCACGACACCTACTCCAACTAAGTCACCAGCCACGACTACCACGACACCTACTCCAACTAAGTCCCCAGCCACGACTACCACGACACCTACTCCAACTAAGTCACCAGCCACGACTACCACGACACCTACTCCAACTAAGTCACCAGCCACGACTACCACGACACCTACTCCAACTAAGTCACCAGCCACGACTACCACGACACCTACTCCAACTAAGTCACCAGCCACGACTACCACGACACCTACTCCAACTAAGTCACCAGCCACGACTACCACGACACCTACTCCAACTAAGTCACCAGCCACGACTACCACGACACCTCCTCCAACTAAGTCACCAGCCACGACTACCACGACACCTACTCCAACTAAGTCACCAGCCACGACTACCACGACACCTACTCCAACTAAGTCACCAGCCACGACTACCACGACACCTACTCCAACTAAGTCACCAGCCACGACTACCACGACACCTACTCCATCTACGTCACCAGCCACGACTACCACGACACCTACTCCAACTACGTCACCAGCCACGACTACCACGACACCTACTCCAACTAAGTCACCGGTTATGAATACTACCACGACACCTACTCCAACTAAGTCACCGGTTATAAATACTACCACGACACCTACTCCAACTAAGTCACCGGTTATAAATACTACCACGACACCTACTCCAACTAAGTCACCGGTTATAAATACTACCATGACATCTACTACCACTACATCAATGACTACCAAGTATCCAG GTCCTTGTGCTATTAACCCATGTGGCCCTGGGAGCACCTGTGAGGCTCGTGCTAGGGAAacctttgtgtgcttgtgtctggCTGGTGATTACTACAACTATGACACCAAAACCTGTGAAAATG ctcAAGTTTTCCCTGGACAGCTAAACCTGCCTAGGTTAAGATATTTTGAAAGTATGAGTGACAAGACATCATCGGAATTTAGAAATGCCTCAAAAATGATAACTGATGAG CTGGACGCTGTTTTCTATACATCTTCAGGTTACTCTGGATCTGCAGTGCAGGAACTCCA ACCAATCACAAAGAACAAAGATGGCTCACGCTCAAATATCGGGATCAGTGCGTCTGTAGAGATCATCTTCAGACCAAATTCTGATATCACATCAGAGCAAGTTCAAGAAAAGGTAGACAGTGCCACTGACTGTGACTGTCTATTGGCAAATGCATCATTCAGTG agACAGACCTGTGTAGTATGGATCCCTGTGAACTGAAAACTACAAACTGCTCAGCAAAAAATGGAGCTTATAACTGTACCTGCAAGGCAGAATACGTTATGACGAGCTTCAGTGGCAGAATGTGTGTTG CTTGTCCTGCTGGGCAGCGGACATATAATTCTCTCACATGTGAAAG ctgCTCATTTGGTTATTCTGGTTTAAACTGCAATGAAT CATGGCAGCTGTGGCTGGTAATTGTCGGCTCTGTGCTCGGGGGACTGCTTCTTATCACACTCATCCTTTTGCCTGTGGTGGCACTCAC ACCCAAGAGCTCCAAGAAGCCGAAGAACACAGACGAGAGGTTTCCTGTCAGCCACTCTGCGGCCAAGGAACCAAAGGTTAACAGCAGCTTAACCAACAGCCAAGCCCCCTCAGTCAATGGGGTAGCCAACGGCTTGGCTCCCTTTACCAAACATGGGGTGCATAAAATCCCCCGGGCCGCAGTCAACAGCAGCTGGGACAGTAGGAACAACCTTGAGATGACTCCAACTAACAGCCTTCAGAACCTGCTCACTCTAGATAGAAACTCG GAGCTCTATGATGACCAAGAGGACATGAACCCATCCACTCAGTCTCAGTCTCAGACCAGCCGCTATACTCAGGTACAACCACAAAACAACCCCTACGCTCAGGTACGAGCCCAGAACAATCCCTACGCTCAGGTACGAGCCCAGAACTACCCGTATGCTCAGAATCGACCTCAGGTCAACCCATACGCTCAGAGCCGAGGCCAGACCAACCCGTACACCACGCACAACAATGAAAGACAGTTCCACTAA
- the znf281b gene encoding zinc finger protein 281b isoform X1, whose product MSIIQDKLANEFLRNGVMDPNYAPGMLMFSHLPPVTSFTRLASQSVMGELPQEMILKKERDSPPEHQGTTAGNTGGFLHSMGIKQERLSELDYRMPLYGTGGGVGVNCAGGGAGKSGTDMPDMSFGNHHQNHQNMLLHDLSLSNVRSLGEPIPGRPGKEPKESSGRRGRRSNGDGQGGKARRKRSDASKAMMLDADGGCLSPNSKPHICEHCNAAFRSSYHLRRHVLIHTDRTGERPFRCSQCNMSFIQKYLLQRHEKIHSGEKPFSCDQCNMRFIQKYHMERHKRTHSGEKPYRCDTCQQFFSRTDRLLKHKRTCGEAIKKGLDPSMLELSEAELGQGSYSLTQGNSTTSGRKRAKSKTGEGGERKRKKNASASVAAASSSSSAGMARDLGLQDFNMEHPSGSGPSMQGRTPKLVFKKAGRKVLDKGLLSLEDNADRQKLLGQKPGTMDHVEGSGLDNMGLLQGAGDNKQGPTTSSNYDDAMQFVKKRRYLHAVNSDYGASSLHMAPQGSSVIQGSLGPEPTLAMLDSSPLELKHDKSGIPDEVLQSLLDHYKPEGTHHHDVTFDLSDHPHHVDLQPAAPVTPELEDDSPNGGDKTAVMSEYSKFLLQALERTSHSGPFPTLGPTGPFPLLSSSSSPTGPLFSDKHGYTTSPLDCGYPPAVSSPLPIAAPSSASSSSSSKSHYGMLVGSPSQAGYHLSLESTSHQQLTPSQELTEQLEKQHSPGTFNLPPQELTASAEGSKGQQSKAGGGTAPTNGSSYPDLSPLNTPKETTYQIENFAQAFGSQFKSGRRTPLSYGSDAGAEVDHRIRTPVSEFSGYTSLLADVSEPVSTGSKTPTSQSFR is encoded by the exons ATGAGTATTATCCAAGACAAACTAGCCAATGAGTTTTTGCGCAACGGTGTCATGGACCCCAATTATGCACCAGGTATGCTTATGTTCAGCCACCTACCTCCTGTCACCAGCTTTACACGGCTGGCCTCCCAGTCTGTTATGGGTGAGCTTCCCCAGGAGATGATCCTGAAGAAAGAACGTGACTCCCCCCCAGAACATCAGGGCACCACTGCTGGAAACACAGGGGGCTTCCTCCACAGCATGGGCATTAAGCAGGAGCGGCTAAGTGAGCTGGATTACCGTATGCCCCTGTATGGTACGGGTGGAGGAGTAGGGGTGAACTGTGCTGGAGGGGGCGCGGGGAAAAGTGGCACTGACATGCCGGACATGTCTTTTGGCAACCACCACCAGAATCATCAGAACATGCTCCTGCATGACCTCAGCCTCAGCAATGTTCGCTCTCTTGGAGAACCG ATTCCCGGAAGACCGGGTAAAGAGCCAAAAGAGTCCTCAGGTAGAAGAGGACGGCGGAGCAATGGGGATGGGCAGGGAGGCAAAGCCCGAAGGAAACGCAGCGACGCTTCAAAG GCCATGATGCTGGATGCCGACGGAGGCTGCCTCTCCCCCAACTCAAAACCACATATCTGTGAGCACTGTAATGCTGCCTTCCGCAGTTCCTACCACTTGCGTAGGCACGTGCTCATACACACAG ATCGCACAGGTGAGAGGCCTTTTCGGTGCAGTCAGTGTAACATGAGCTTCATTCAGAAGTACCTTCTCCAACGGCATGAAAAGATCCACAGTG GAGAGAAGCCTtttagctgtgaccagtgtaaCATGCGCTTTATCCAGAAGTACCATATGGAGCGGCACAAAAGGACACACAGTGGCGAGAAGCCATATCGCTGTGATACCTGCCAACAA tttttctcaAGAACAGACCGGTTACTGAAGCACAAACGGACTTGTGGAGAAGCCATAAAGAAGGGCCTGGACCCAAGCATGCTGGAGCTCAGTGAAGCGGAGCTAGGCCAGGGCAGCTATTCACTTACTCAGGGAAACTCAACCACCTCTGGACGTAAGAGGGCCAAGTCCAAAACTGGTGAGGGTGGTGAGCGCAAGAGGAAGAAGAATGCCTCAGCATCAGtggcagcagcatcatcatcatcctcagccgGGATGGCCCGTGACCTGGGTTTGCAGGACTTCAACATGGAGCATCCCTCAGGCTCTGGCCCCTCCATGCAGGGGCGTACTCCCAAGTTGGTCTTTAAAAAAGCAGGCCGCAAGGTTCTGGACAAGGGCCTTCTCTCTCTGGAAGACAATGCTGATAGACAAAAACTGCTGGGCCAGAAGCCTGGCACCATGGATCATGTCGAGGGTTCTGGGCTTGACAACATGGGTCTACTACAGGGAGCTGGGGACAACAAGCAGGGACCCACCACCAGCAGCAACTATGACGATGCAATGCAGTTTGTGAAAAAGCGGCGCTACCTCCACGCAGTTAACAGTGACTATGGAGCCAGTTCACTGCACATGGCACCCCAGGGCAGTAGTGTAATCCAGGGTTCCCTGGGGCCTGAGCCCACACTGGCCATGCTGGACTCCTCACCTTTGGAACTCAAGCACGACAAGTCGGGCATTCCAGATGAGGTACTGCAAAGCCTGCTAGACCATTATAAACCAGAGGGGACACACCACCATGATGTGACTTTTGATCTGTCAGATCACCCACACCATGTAGACCTCCAACCAGCAGCCCCTGTTACCCCTGAGCTGGAAGATGACTCACCCAACGGTGGTGataaaacagcagtgatgagtGAGTACTCTAAGTTCCTCCTGCAGGCCCTGGAGCGCACCAGCCATAGTGGACCCTTCCCTACCCTTGGCCCAACAGGGCCTTTCCCACTCCTGTCTAGCAGTTCCAGTCCCACAGGGCCCCTGTTCTCTGACAAGCATGGGTACACCACATCCCCACTGGATTGTGGCTACCCACCTGCTGTCTCCTCCCCTCTGCCTATCGCTGCCCCTTCGtcagcctcctcctcatcctcatctaAGTCCCACTATGGCATGCTTGTTGGCTCACCCTCCCAGGCAGGCTACCACCTCAGCTTGGAATCTACCAGCCACCAGCAGCTGACTCCATCTCAGGAGCTGACTGAGCAGTTGGAGAAGCAGCATTCCCCTGGCACCTTCAACCTACCTCCCCAGGAACTGACTGCCTCAGCAGAAGGCTCCAAGGGGCAGCAGTCCAAGGCTGGAGGGGGCACTGCACCAACCAATGGCTCCAGCTACCCAGACCTGTCCCCATTGAACACCCCTAAAGAAACCACCTACCAGATTGAGAACTTCGCCCAGGCCTTTGGCTCCCAGTTCAAGTCAGGGCGACGGACCCCTCTGAGCTATGGCAGTGATGCTGGGGCAGAGGTCGACCACCGAATAAGGACTCCAGTGTCAGAATTCTCAGGGTATACCAGTTTGTTAGCTGATGTCAGTGAACCAGTGAGTACAGGATCAAAAACCCCGACAAGCCAAAGTTTCAGATAA
- the znf281b gene encoding zinc finger protein 281b isoform X2: protein MSIIQDKLANEFLRNGVMDPNYAPGMLMFSHLPPVTSFTRLASQSVMGELPQEMILKKERDSPPEHQGTTAGNTGGFLHSMGIKQERLSELDYRMPLYGTGGGVGVNCAGGGAGKSGTDMPDMSFGNHHQNHQNMLLHDLSLSNVRSLGEPIPGRPGKEPKESSGRRGRRSNGDGQGGKARRKRSDASKAMMLDADGGCLSPNSKPHICEHCNAAFRSSYHLRRHVLIHTGERPFRCSQCNMSFIQKYLLQRHEKIHSGEKPFSCDQCNMRFIQKYHMERHKRTHSGEKPYRCDTCQQFFSRTDRLLKHKRTCGEAIKKGLDPSMLELSEAELGQGSYSLTQGNSTTSGRKRAKSKTGEGGERKRKKNASASVAAASSSSSAGMARDLGLQDFNMEHPSGSGPSMQGRTPKLVFKKAGRKVLDKGLLSLEDNADRQKLLGQKPGTMDHVEGSGLDNMGLLQGAGDNKQGPTTSSNYDDAMQFVKKRRYLHAVNSDYGASSLHMAPQGSSVIQGSLGPEPTLAMLDSSPLELKHDKSGIPDEVLQSLLDHYKPEGTHHHDVTFDLSDHPHHVDLQPAAPVTPELEDDSPNGGDKTAVMSEYSKFLLQALERTSHSGPFPTLGPTGPFPLLSSSSSPTGPLFSDKHGYTTSPLDCGYPPAVSSPLPIAAPSSASSSSSSKSHYGMLVGSPSQAGYHLSLESTSHQQLTPSQELTEQLEKQHSPGTFNLPPQELTASAEGSKGQQSKAGGGTAPTNGSSYPDLSPLNTPKETTYQIENFAQAFGSQFKSGRRTPLSYGSDAGAEVDHRIRTPVSEFSGYTSLLADVSEPVSTGSKTPTSQSFR, encoded by the exons ATGAGTATTATCCAAGACAAACTAGCCAATGAGTTTTTGCGCAACGGTGTCATGGACCCCAATTATGCACCAGGTATGCTTATGTTCAGCCACCTACCTCCTGTCACCAGCTTTACACGGCTGGCCTCCCAGTCTGTTATGGGTGAGCTTCCCCAGGAGATGATCCTGAAGAAAGAACGTGACTCCCCCCCAGAACATCAGGGCACCACTGCTGGAAACACAGGGGGCTTCCTCCACAGCATGGGCATTAAGCAGGAGCGGCTAAGTGAGCTGGATTACCGTATGCCCCTGTATGGTACGGGTGGAGGAGTAGGGGTGAACTGTGCTGGAGGGGGCGCGGGGAAAAGTGGCACTGACATGCCGGACATGTCTTTTGGCAACCACCACCAGAATCATCAGAACATGCTCCTGCATGACCTCAGCCTCAGCAATGTTCGCTCTCTTGGAGAACCG ATTCCCGGAAGACCGGGTAAAGAGCCAAAAGAGTCCTCAGGTAGAAGAGGACGGCGGAGCAATGGGGATGGGCAGGGAGGCAAAGCCCGAAGGAAACGCAGCGACGCTTCAAAG GCCATGATGCTGGATGCCGACGGAGGCTGCCTCTCCCCCAACTCAAAACCACATATCTGTGAGCACTGTAATGCTGCCTTCCGCAGTTCCTACCACTTGCGTAGGCACGTGCTCATACACACAG GTGAGAGGCCTTTTCGGTGCAGTCAGTGTAACATGAGCTTCATTCAGAAGTACCTTCTCCAACGGCATGAAAAGATCCACAGTG GAGAGAAGCCTtttagctgtgaccagtgtaaCATGCGCTTTATCCAGAAGTACCATATGGAGCGGCACAAAAGGACACACAGTGGCGAGAAGCCATATCGCTGTGATACCTGCCAACAA tttttctcaAGAACAGACCGGTTACTGAAGCACAAACGGACTTGTGGAGAAGCCATAAAGAAGGGCCTGGACCCAAGCATGCTGGAGCTCAGTGAAGCGGAGCTAGGCCAGGGCAGCTATTCACTTACTCAGGGAAACTCAACCACCTCTGGACGTAAGAGGGCCAAGTCCAAAACTGGTGAGGGTGGTGAGCGCAAGAGGAAGAAGAATGCCTCAGCATCAGtggcagcagcatcatcatcatcctcagccgGGATGGCCCGTGACCTGGGTTTGCAGGACTTCAACATGGAGCATCCCTCAGGCTCTGGCCCCTCCATGCAGGGGCGTACTCCCAAGTTGGTCTTTAAAAAAGCAGGCCGCAAGGTTCTGGACAAGGGCCTTCTCTCTCTGGAAGACAATGCTGATAGACAAAAACTGCTGGGCCAGAAGCCTGGCACCATGGATCATGTCGAGGGTTCTGGGCTTGACAACATGGGTCTACTACAGGGAGCTGGGGACAACAAGCAGGGACCCACCACCAGCAGCAACTATGACGATGCAATGCAGTTTGTGAAAAAGCGGCGCTACCTCCACGCAGTTAACAGTGACTATGGAGCCAGTTCACTGCACATGGCACCCCAGGGCAGTAGTGTAATCCAGGGTTCCCTGGGGCCTGAGCCCACACTGGCCATGCTGGACTCCTCACCTTTGGAACTCAAGCACGACAAGTCGGGCATTCCAGATGAGGTACTGCAAAGCCTGCTAGACCATTATAAACCAGAGGGGACACACCACCATGATGTGACTTTTGATCTGTCAGATCACCCACACCATGTAGACCTCCAACCAGCAGCCCCTGTTACCCCTGAGCTGGAAGATGACTCACCCAACGGTGGTGataaaacagcagtgatgagtGAGTACTCTAAGTTCCTCCTGCAGGCCCTGGAGCGCACCAGCCATAGTGGACCCTTCCCTACCCTTGGCCCAACAGGGCCTTTCCCACTCCTGTCTAGCAGTTCCAGTCCCACAGGGCCCCTGTTCTCTGACAAGCATGGGTACACCACATCCCCACTGGATTGTGGCTACCCACCTGCTGTCTCCTCCCCTCTGCCTATCGCTGCCCCTTCGtcagcctcctcctcatcctcatctaAGTCCCACTATGGCATGCTTGTTGGCTCACCCTCCCAGGCAGGCTACCACCTCAGCTTGGAATCTACCAGCCACCAGCAGCTGACTCCATCTCAGGAGCTGACTGAGCAGTTGGAGAAGCAGCATTCCCCTGGCACCTTCAACCTACCTCCCCAGGAACTGACTGCCTCAGCAGAAGGCTCCAAGGGGCAGCAGTCCAAGGCTGGAGGGGGCACTGCACCAACCAATGGCTCCAGCTACCCAGACCTGTCCCCATTGAACACCCCTAAAGAAACCACCTACCAGATTGAGAACTTCGCCCAGGCCTTTGGCTCCCAGTTCAAGTCAGGGCGACGGACCCCTCTGAGCTATGGCAGTGATGCTGGGGCAGAGGTCGACCACCGAATAAGGACTCCAGTGTCAGAATTCTCAGGGTATACCAGTTTGTTAGCTGATGTCAGTGAACCAGTGAGTACAGGATCAAAAACCCCGACAAGCCAAAGTTTCAGATAA
- the LOC113135393 gene encoding G protein-activated inward rectifier potassium channel 1-like translates to MSAIRRKFGEDYQVVNTNRGMTFSAPVKRKRQRFVEKNGRCNVQHGNLGGETSRYISDLFTTLVDLKWRWNLLIFILTYTVAWLVMASMWWVIAYIRGDLSHGGHDSSYTPCVANVYNFPSAFLFFIETEATIGYGYRYITEKCPEGIILFLFQSLLGSIVDAFLIGCMFIKMSQPKKRAETLMFSQDAVISQRDGKLCLMFRVGNLRNSHMVSAQIRCKLIKSRQTPEGEFLPLDQCELDVGFGTGADQLFLVSPLTICHEINTNSPFFDLSQRSLMNEQFEIVVILEGIVETTGMTCQARTSYTEDEVLWGHRFLPVMSLEEGFFRVDYSQFHNTFEVPTPPYSVKEQEEKSSLSSPNPLPAVSIPTSPLLGNCGRGGRRERLLSADCADHVDDQASRLPSKLQRMSSTNEEHLWRGLKTRSVLPGGKASSMGDLPLSIQRLRSSSIPAARQSQLEEQVQLLALDGNAEEGELEKQRLPVAISSITAPNPTPIQIPLLGTRPEDNLPPKLRRMNADR, encoded by the exons ATGTCGGCCATACGGAGGAAATTTGGAGAGGACTACCAGGTGGTAAACACAAACCGGGGCATGACTTTTTCCGCACCGGTGAAGAGAAAGAGGCAGCGGTTTGTGGAGAAGAACGGCCGCTGCAATGTTCAACACGGTAACCTTGGCGGGGAGACCAGCCGGTACATCTCCGATCTCTTCACGACGCTGGTGGATCTCAAGTGGCGCTGGAACCTactcatcttcatcctcactTACACAGTTGCATGGCTGGTCATGGCTTCAATGTGGTGGGTTATCGCGTACATCCGCGGCGACCTGAGCCACGGCGGCCACGACTCGTCCTACACCCCGTGCGTCGCCAACGTGTACAACTTTCCCTCCGCGTTCCTGTTTTTCATCGAGACGGAGGCGACCATCGGCTACGGGTACCGCTACATCACCGAGAAGTGCCCTGAGGGTatcatcctcttcctcttccagtCACTGCTGGGCTCCATCGTGGACGCCTTCCTCATCGGCTGCATGTTCATCAAGATGTCGCAGCCGAAGAAGCGCGCGGAGACGCTGATGTTCAGCCAGGACGCGGTCATTTCGCAGCGGGACGGGAAGTTGTGCCTCATGTTCCGAGTGGGGAACCTGCGGAACAGCCATATGGTGTCCGCGCAGATCAGGTGCAAACTCATCAAG TCCCGGCAGACTCCAGAGGGTGAGTTTCTCCCTTTGGACCAGTGTGAGTTAGATGTGGGTTTTGGGACGGGGGCCGACCAGCTCTTCCTGGTGTCGCCTCTAACCATCTGCCACGAGATCAACACCAACAGCCCATTCTTTGATCTTTCGCAACGCTCCCTCATGAACGAGCAGTTTGAGATTGTTGTAATCCTAGAGGGCATTGTGGAAACCACAG GCATGACATGCCAGGCGAGAACATCTTACACTGAGGATGAAGTCTTGTGGGGCCATCGTTTCCTTCCTGTCATGTCATTAGAAGAGGGCTTCTTTAGAGTCGACTACTCCCAGTTCCACAACACCTTTGAGGTCCCTACACCTCCCTACAGTGTcaaagagcaggaggagaagtCCTCGCTGTCATCACCCAACCCTCTGCCTGCTGTGTCAATCCCCACCTCCCCTCTGCTGGGTAATTGTGGCCGTGGAGGCCGCAGGGAAAGGCTCCTGTCAGCTGACTGTGCAGACCACGTAGATGACCAAGCCTCCAGGCTGCCCAGCAAACTTCAGCGCATGAGCTCTACCAATGAGGAGCACCTGTGGAGGGGTCTGAAGACAAGGTCAGTCTTGCCAGGGGGGAAGGCCTCCAGCATGGGAGATTTGCCGCTTAGTATTCAGAGGCTGAGGTCCAGCTCTATCCCTGCTGCAAGGCAAAgccagctggaggagcaggtCCAGCTGTTGGCTTTGGATGGTAATGCTGAGGAAGGAGAGCTAGAGAAACAGAGACTACCAGTAGCCATTAGTTCCATCACTGCTCCAAACCCAACACCAATCCAGATCCCTTTGCTAGGGACTCGGCCAGAGGACAACCTGCCCCCTAAACTGCGCAGAATGAATGCTGACCGCTGA